A window from Drosophila yakuba strain Tai18E2 chromosome 3L, Prin_Dyak_Tai18E2_2.1, whole genome shotgun sequence encodes these proteins:
- the LOC6535009 gene encoding corepressor interacting with RBPJ 1: MGKGFNNYMCKKFFHPASRDNLKRVWMAEQQAEAYKKKQEELRNQYEKEQNLHENKAMLSKDSKDKLSVNFMYEPPPGVRKEREKDDNEPEYKFEWQRKYNAPRESYCKGDTEIRDQPFGIQVRNVRCLKCHKWGHINTDKECTMYSISMSEARKLHAETEASDIMAKNVLEEQMKEDGLMMKRSAQELQSIRTIQQKHQLVPSDGEEEAHANNQNPELVFLKSLSKKQKLKLLKKLEKIERMKRKGEGVKKPSKKKSKKERHEKDSNKKKSKKDKSSRKEKKGSLSDNSDSSLSSDISDCEDNHRDDKRNGHQRPKDSYHSHQRRSNESRHRRDRSRSRDRLRSVSRDQRRERERRDRSRR, encoded by the exons ATGGGCAAGGGCTTCAATAACTACATGTGCAAGAAATTCTTCCACCCCGCCTCCAGGGACAATCTTAAAAGG GTCTGGATGGCTGAGCAGCAGGCGGAGGCGTACAAAAAAAAGCAGGAGGAGCTACGAAATCAATATGAAAAGGAGCAGAATCTGCACGAAAACAAGGCAATGCTCAGCAAGGACAGCAAAGATAAGCTGAGTGTTAATTTCATGTATGAGCCACCGCCAGGGGTTCGAAAGGAGCGCGAAAAGGATGACAACGAGCCGGAGTATAAGTTCGAGTGGCAGCGAAAGTACAATGCCCCTAGGGAGTCGTACTGCAAGGGCGACACTGAGATCAGGGACCAGCCCTTTGGTATACAGGTGAGGAACGTGCGTTGTCTCAAGTGCCACAAGTGGGGTCACATCAACACGGACAAGGAATGCACCATGTACAGCATTTCCATGAGCGAGGCACGAAAACTGCACGCGGAAACTGAGGCCAGCGACATCATGGCCAAGAACGTGCTGGAGGAACAGATGAAGGAGGATGGACTCATGATGAAGCGATCGGCCCAGGAGCTACAGAGCATAAGGACAATCCAACAGAAGCATCAACTGGTGCCCAGTGATGGTGAGGAGGAGGCCCATGCCAATAACCAAAATCCAGAACTTGTCTTTCTGAAATCGCTGTCTAAGaaacaaaagctaaagctGTTAAAAAAACTGGAGAAGATTGAACGAATGAAGCGCAAGGGCGAGGGCGTCAAGAAGCCctcaaaaaagaaatcaaaaaaggAAAGGCACGAAAAAGATagcaataaaaagaaatctaAAAAGGACAAATCaagcagaaaagaaaaaaaaggttcACTTAGCGATAACTCAGACTCATCTTTATCTTCGGATATCAGCGACTGCGAGGACAATCACAGGGATGACAAACGAAATGGTCATCAACGGCCTAAGGACTCGTATCATAGCCACCAACGACGAAGCAATGAAAGTAGACATCGCAGAGATCGATCCCGTTCCAGAGATCGCTTGCGGTCCGTTAGCAGAGACCAAAGAAGGGAGAGGGAGCGCAGAGATCGGTCCAGGCGGTAg
- the LOC6535015 gene encoding ninjurin-B — translation MDSGEVKISLEDSPSSGESFASTTSGPCCGSGRDLGQVDEGDKEEEQFPLRVTNELQKSKKTNNKCSSDLSTGISYAANKNVAEGLMDIALLSANANQLRFLITYNDKASTYIYSMIMVILSLVLQLFVGLMLIFKRRLKRFKNRSYERTNDLLVMGVFMITVINILLAAFTTTDGGGSQ, via the exons ATGGATAGCGGCGAGGTGAAAATATCTTTGGAGGATTCGCCCAGCTCCGGGGAAAGTTTCGCCAGTACAACCAGTGGTCCATGTTGCGGTTCTGGCAGGGATTTGGGTCAGGTGGATGAGGGGGATAAAGAGGAGGAGCAGTTCCCATTGAGAGTCACCAATGAATTGCAAAAGTccaagaaaacaaacaataaatgttCCAGCGATCTATCTACAGGAATTAGCTATGCTGCCAACAAAAATGTAGCTGAAG GCCTAATGGATATAGCTTTGCTTTCGGCAAATGCGAATCAGTTGCGATTCTTAATTACTTATAACGACAAAGCTTCCACGTACATATACAGCATGATTATGGTGATACTTTCCCTGGTGCTGCAGCTCTTTGTTGGATTAATGCTGATCTTCAAA CGACGTCTCAAGCGATTTAAGAACCGAAGTTATGAAAGGACCAACGATCTGCTGGTAATGGGAGTTTTCATGATCACAGTAATCAACATTCTGCTGGCCGCATTTACCACGACGGATGGAGGAGGCAGTCAATAG
- the LOC6535011 gene encoding 60S ribosomal protein L26: MKQNPFVSSSRRKNRKRHFQAPSHIRRRLMSAPLSKELRQKYNVRSMPIRRDDEVQVIRGHFKGNQVGKVVQAYRKKFVVYVEKIQRENANGTNVYVGIHPSKVLIVKLKLDKDRKAILERRGKGRLAALGKDKGKYTEETAAQPMETA, translated from the coding sequence ATGAAACAGAACCCGTTCGTGTCGTCGTCGCGCAGGAAGAACCGCAAGCGCCACTTCCAGGCACCCTCCCACATCCGCAGGCGCCTCATGTCTGCTCCCCTGTCCAAGGAGCTGCGCCAGAAGTACAATGTGCGTTCCATGCCCATCCGCCGCGACGATGAGGTCCAGGTGATCCGCGGCCACTTCAAGGGCAACCAGGTGGGCAAGGTGGTCCAGGCCTACCGCAAGAAGTTCGTCGTCTACGTCGAGAAGATCCAGCGCGAGAACGCCAACGGCACCAACGTCTACGTGGGCATCCACCCCAGCAAGGTGCTGATCGTCAAGCTGAAGCTCGACAAGGACCGTAAGGCCATCCTGGAGCGTCGCGGCAAGGGTCGTCTGGCCGCTCTCGGCAAGGACAAGGGCAAGTACACCGAGGAGACCGCCGCCCAGCCCATGGAGACCGCGTAA
- the LOC6535008 gene encoding COP9 signalosome complex subunit 1b has translation MPVLPMPPLMQNAVEPMQVDIAPPNEDNENNEEQQIVVENPSIDLEVYANQYAGIVRLHRLIYVADVCPVLAVEALKMAITYVQTTYNVNLYQVLHKRLSDLNAGNAPAPPANAAGDQAAASAPGPLPAAPLPDIAAQPVAQAQGQAQTAGEKDAFAYDAAWVDTKMKKAALKLEKLDSDLKNYKSNSIKESIRRGHDDLADHYLSCGDLTNALKCYSRARDYCTSGKHVVNMCLNVIKVSIYLQNWPHVMSYISKAESTPDFAEGSKEANAQVHTRLECAAGLAELQQKKYKVAAKHFLNANFDHCDFPEMISTSNVAVYGGLCALATFDRQELKRLVIASTSFKLFLELEPQLRDIIFKFYESKYASCLTLLDEIRDNLLVDMYIAPHVTTLYTKIRNRALIQYFSPYMSADMHKMAMAFNSSVGDLENEVMQLILDGQIQARIDSHNKILYAKEADQRNSTFERALIMGKQYQRHTRMLVLRAAMLKSHIHVKSISREGGSNHGAELCVSAGSSTTAQLARI, from the exons ATGCCCGTGCTGCCGATGCCCCCACTCATGCAG AACGCCGTGGAGCCGATGCAAGTAGACATCGCGCCCCCGAACGAAGACAACGAAAACAACGAGGAGCAACAAATTGTTGTGGAGAACCCCAGCATCGATCTCGAAGTGTACGCCAATCAATATGCCGGGATCGTTCGACTCCATCGCCTAATTTATGTCGCGGACGTCTGCCCGGTTTTAGCTGTGGAGGCTCTGAAAATGGCCATCACTTACGTGCAGACCACCTACAACGTAAATCTCTACCAGGTGCTGCACAAGCGCTTGAGTGATCTAAACGCTGGGAACGCACCTGCGCCACCAGCAAATGCTGCCGGAGATCAGGCAGCCGCATCAGCTCCCGGTCCTTTGCCAGCTGCTCCCCTTCCGGATATCGCCGCCCAACCTGTGGCTCAGGCTCAAGGACAGGCTCAGACCGCTGGCGAAAAGGATGCTTTCGCCTACGATGCCGCTTGGGTAGACACCAAGATGAAGAAGGCGGCTCTTAAGCTGGAGAAACTGGACTCGGACCTGAAAAACTACAAGTCCAATTCGATCAAAGAGAGCATCAGGAGGGGCCACGATGACTTGGCTGATCATTACCTTAGTTGTGGCGACCTTACCAATGCCCTGAAGTGCTACTCTCGGGCCAGAGATTACTGCACTAGTGGGAAGCATGTGGTCAACATGTGCCTCAACGTAATCAAGGTATCAATTTATCTCCAGAATTGGCCCCATGTGATGAGCTACATATCCAAGGCAGAAAGCACTCCAGACTTCGCCGAAGGCTCCAAGGAGGCTAATGCCCAGGTTCATACTCGCCTTGAATGCGCTGCTGGTCTGGCGGAACTGCAGCAAAAGAAATATAAGGTGGCCGCCAAGCATTTTCTGAATGCCAACTTCGATCACTGCGACTTTCCCGAAATGATCTCCACAAGCAATGTGGCTGTCTATGGTGGTCTTTGCGCCCTGGCCACCTTTGATAGACAAGAGCTTAAGCGTCTGGTAATCGCCTCTACATCCTTCAAATTATTCTTAGAACTGGAGCCCCAACTCAGGGATATAATTTTTAAGTTCTACGAAAGTAAATACGCCTCCTGTCTGACGCTTTTGGATGAGATCAGGGATAACCTGCTGGTCGACATGTACATTGCGCCCCATGTAACCACTCTGTACACTAAGATACGCAATCGCGCGCTAATCCAGTACTTTAGCCCCTATATGTCAGCTGATATGCACAAAATGGCCATGGCATTTAACTCGTCGGTGGGCGATCTGGAGAACGAGGTGATGCAGTTGATATTGGACGGACAGATCCAGGCGCGCATTGACTCGCACAACAAAATCTTGTACGCCAAGGAGGCGGATCAAAGAAACAGCACTTTTGAGCGAGCTTTGATCATGGGCAAGCAGTACCAGCGTCATACCCGAATGCTTGTCCTCCGAGCTGCGATGCTCAAGAGCCACATTCACGTGAAGAGCATTTCCAGGGAAGGTGGAAGCAACCACGGCGCCGAGCTCTGCGTCTCCGCCGGATCCTCGACAACTGCACAACTGGCCCGGATCTag
- the LOC6535010 gene encoding gametocyte-specific factor 1 homolog, whose protein sequence is MMDNYDESDMVYCPYNKEHKMLRKKLQQHILKCRVIYKDTVELMVCPFNKSHLIPEPEFFQHTKSCEDRNIIVHYQTSAPAVLNEDTRHPKIESEENWDDDDSVPDYDPQVYCSTANIVREPNGLFPAQRKAFIEQEKRRHFGQEYKEEKPPKAKSRADPYEPRKPFSRRQ, encoded by the exons ATGATGGATAACTACGACGAATCCGATATGGTTTATTGCCCGTACAACAAGGAGCACAAAATGCTGCGCAAGAAGCTCCAGCAGCACATCCTAAAATGCCGTGTGATCTACAAAGACACGGTGGAACTAATGGTTTGCCCATTTAATAAATCGCATTTGATCCCAGAGCCCGAGTTCTTT CAACACACCAAATCGTGCGAGGATCGAAATATTATAGTGCACTATCAGACCAGCGCGCCTGCTGTTCTCAACGAAGACACCAGGCACCCCAAGATCGAGTCCGAAGAGAACTGGGACGACGACGACAGTGTGCCCGACTACGATCCTCAGGTCTACTGCTCCACGGCCAACATAGTCAGAGAACCCAATGGGTTGTTTCCCGCCCAGCGAAAGGCTTTCATCGAGCAGGAAAAGCGTCGTCATTTTGGCCAGGAATACAAGGAGGAGAAGCCGCCAAAGGCCAAGTCTCGCGCGGATCCCTACGAGCCAAGAAAGCCCTTCTCAAGGCGCCAGTAA
- the LOC6535022 gene encoding short/branched chain specific acyl-CoA dehydrogenase, mitochondrial, with translation MMNSLKKLPVRMLANAARQQNAAMSSATGLPPPLTFLTDDEKMMKETVAKLAQEQIQPLVKKMDFEHKFDPSVVKAVFENGLMGIEIDTELGGSGCNFMTNIIVVEELSKIDPAVAAFVDIHNTLVNSLMIKFGNAEQKAKYLPKLAQEYAGSFALTEPGAGSDAFSLKTVAKKDGSHYVINGSKMWISNSDVAGVFLIFANAKPEDGYRGITTFIVDRETPGLIVNKPEDKLGIRASGTCQLTFDNVRVPEENILGTFGHGYKYAAGFLNEGRIGIAAQMVGLAQGTFDATIPYLLERKQFGDAIYNFQSMQHQIATVATEIEAARLMTYNAARLQEQGVPFQKEAAMAKYFASEVAQRAAIKCVDWMGGVGFTRDFPQEKYYRDVKIGAIYEGTTNMQLSTIAKCIKKDYAA, from the exons ATGATGAACAGCCTAAAGAAACTGCCCGTGCGGATG CTGGCTAACGCTGCACGTCAGCAAAATGCTGCGATGTCCTCGGCAACAGGTCTCCCCCCACCCCTCACCTTCCTAACAGATGATGAGAAAATGATGAAGGAGACTG TTGCCAAACTGGCCCAGGAGCAAATCCAGCCCCTGGTGAAGAAAATGGACTTTGAGCACAAATTCGATCCCTCCGTGGTGAAGGCGGTTTTCGAGAATGGTCTGATGGGCATTGAGATCGACACCGAGCTGGGAGGTAGCGGCTGCAACTTCATGACCAACATCATCGTGGTGGAGGAGCTGTCCAAAATCGATCCTGCCGTAGCCGCCTTCGTGGACATTCACAACACTCTGGTCAACTCACTGATGATCAAGTTTGGCAACGCCGAGCAGAAGGCCAAGTACCTACCCAAGTTGGCCCAGGAGTACGCCGGCAGCTTCGCCCTAACCgaaccaggagcaggatcCGATGCCTTCTCCCTGAAGACCGTCGCCAAGAAGGACGGCTCCCACTACGTAATCAACGGCTCCAAGATGTGGATCTCCAACTCCGATGTGGCCGGAGTCTTCCTGATCTTCGCCAATGCCAAGCCAGAGGAT GGCTACCGTGGCATTACCACCTTTATTGTGGACCGTGAGACCCCCGGACTGATCGTGAACAAGCCGGAGGACAAGCTGGGCATCCGTGCCTCTGGAACCTGCCAGCTCACCTTCGACAACGTGCGTGTGCCCGAGGAAAACATCCTGGGAACCTTCGGCCATGGCTACAAGTACGCCGCCGGCTTCCTGAACGAGGGTCGCATCGGTATTGCTGCCCAGATGGTGGGCCTGGCCCAGGGAACCTTCGACGCCACCATTCCGTACCTGCTGGAGCGCAAGCAGTTCGGAGATGCCATCTACAACTTCCAGTCGATGCAGCACCAGATCGCCACCGTGGCCACGGAGATCGAGGCCGCCCGCCTGATGACCTACAATGCGGCTCGACTGCAGGAGCAGGGAGTGCCCTTCCAGAAGGAGGCAGCCATGGCCAAGTACTTCGCCTCTGAGGTGGCCCAGAGGGCGGCGATCAAGTGCGTCGACTGGATGGGAGGCGTTGGCTTCACTCGCGACTTCCCGCAGGAGAAGTACTACCGTGACGTGAAGATCGGAGCCATCTACGAGGGCACCACCAACATGCAGTTGAGCACCATTGCCAAGTGCATCAAGAAGGATTATGCGGCCTAA
- the LOC6535007 gene encoding pre-mRNA-processing factor 6 isoform X2, producing the protein MDEKRKEYRDRRLREDLERYRQERPKIQQQFSDLKRSLASVTSEEWSTIPEVGDSRNRKQRNPRAEKFTPLPDSLISRNLGGESSSTLDPSSGLASMVPGVATPGMLTPTGDLDLRKIGQARNTLMNVKLSQVSDSVTGQTVVDPKGYLTDLQSMIPTYGGDINDIKKARLLLKSVRETNPNHPPAWIASARLEEVTGKVQMARNLIMRGCEMNIQSEDLWLEAARLQPPDTAKAVIAQAARHIPTSVRIWIKAADLESETKAKRRVFRKALEHIPNSVRLWKAAVELENPDDARILLSRAVECCNTSVELWLALARLETYENARKVLNKARENIPTDRQIWTTAAKLEEANGNIHMVEKIIDRSLTSLTVNGVEINRDHWFQEAIEAEKSGAVNCCQSIVKAVIGIGVEEEDRKQTWIDDAEFCAKENAFECARAVYAHALQIFPSKKSIWLRAAYFEKNHGTRESLEALLQRAVAHCPKSEILWLMGAKSKWMAGDVPAARGILSLAFQANPNSEDIWLAAVKLESENSEYERARRLLAKARGSAPTPRVMMKSARLEWALEKFDEALRLLEEAVEVFPDFPKLWMMKGQIEEQQRRTDDAAATYTQGLKKCPTSIPLWILSANLEERKGVLTKARSILERGRLRNPKVAVLWLEAIRVELRAGLKEIASTMMARALQECPNAGELWAEAIFMETKPQRKTKSVDALKKCEHDPHVLLAVSKLFWSEHKFSKCRDWFNRTVKIDPDLGDAWAYFYKFELLHGTEQQQQEVIDRCISAEPTHGESWCRVSKNIQNWQFKTPEVLRAVVRELSIPI; encoded by the exons ATGGACGAGAAGCGCAAAGAGTATCGTGATCGGCGGCTGCGAGAGGATTTGGAACGGTACCGCCAGGAGCGACCGAAAATCCAGCAGCAGTTCAGCGACTTGAAACGCTCGCTGGCTAGCGTTACATCGGAGGAGTGGTCCACAATTCCTGAAGTGGGCGATAGTCGCAacagaaagcaacgaaacccAAGGGCCGAAAAGTTTACCCCCCTGCCGGACAGCTTGATATCCAGAAACCTTGGCGGCGAATCGTCCTCTACGTTAGATCCGTCCTCGGGCTTGGCTTCTATGGTGCCCGGCGTAGCCACTCCTGGCATGCTGACACCTACGGGAGATCTTGATCTGAGAAAGATTGGCCAGGCCCGTAACACTCTTATGAACGTCAAGTTGTCACAGGTTTCCGATTCCGTGACAGGTCAAACGGTGGTGGATCCCAAGGGCTATCTCACAGACCTGCAGAGTATGATTCCCACTTACGGTGGTGATATAAACGACATCAAAAAGGCACGTTTATTGCTCAAGAGTGTGAGGGAAACGAATCCTAACCATCCACCCGCTTGGATTGCCTCCGCTCGTTTGGAAGAGGTGACTGGAAAGGTTCAGATGGCCAGGAATCTGATTATGAGGGGCTGCGAAATGAACATCCAGTCTGAGGATCTTTGGCTGGAGGCAGCTCGCCTTCAGCCGCCAGATACAGCCAAAGCGGTGATCGCGCAAGCTGCTCGTCATATTCCTACATCGGTTAGGATTTGGATTAAAGCAGCTGACCTGGAATCGGAGACTAAAGCCAAGCGTAGAGTTTTTAGAAAAGCTCTAGAACATATCCCAAATTCTGTTCGCCTGTGGAAAGCGGCTGTGGAACTAGAGAATCCCGATGATGCACGTATTCTACTCTCTCGCGCCGTGGAGTGCTGCAACACCAGTGTAGAACTTTGGTTGGCTCTCGCTCGCTTGGAAACCTACGAGAATGCCCGAAAGGTCCTAAACAAGGCTCGAGAAAATATTCCCACTGATCGCCAGATTTGGACCACAGCTGCGAAGTTGGAAGAGGCTAATGGAAATATTCACATGGTGGAAAAGATCATCGATCGATCATTGACCTCGTTGACGGTCAACGGAGTGGAAATTAACCGTGATCACTGGTTCCAGGAGGCCATCGAGGCGGAAAAATCGGGAGCTGTTAACTGTTGCCAATCCATTGTTAAGGCTGTCATTGGAATAGgagtggaggaggaggatcgCAAGCAGACTTGGATTGATGATGCTGAATTC TGCGCAAAGGAAAATGCTTTTGAGTGTGCTCGAGCTGTATACGCTCACGCCCTGCAAATATTTCCCTCAAAAAAAAGCATCTGGTTGCGAGCCGCCTACTTTGAAAAAAATCATGGCACCCGCGAATCTTTGGAGGCTTTATTGCAGCGAGCCGTTGCTCATTGTCCTAAATCGGAGATTCTTTGGCTAATGGGGGCCAAATCCAAATGGATGGCTGGAGACGTCCCAGCCGCGAGAGGTATTTTGTCTTTGGCTTTTCAGGCCAATCCTAATTCCGAGGACATCTGGTTGGCTGCCGTTAAGTTGGAATCAGAGAATTCAGAATATGAACGGGCGAGACGCTTGTTAGCCAAAGCTAGAGGATCTGCACCGACGCCAAGGGTGATGATGAAATCAGCTCGCCTGGAATGGGCTTTGGAAAAGTTCGATGAAGCTCTACGGTTGCTGGAGGAGGCAGTGGAAGTATTCCCAGATTTCCCCAAACTGTGGATGATGAAGGGTCAGATTGAGGAGCAGCAGAGACGGACAGATGATGCGGCTGCCACCTATACTCAGGGATTGAAAAAGTGTCCTACATCCATCCCACTATGGATTCTTTCCGCCAATCTAGAAGAGCGCAAAGGAGTCCTAACGAAGGCTCGATCCATTCTAGAACGAGGTCGTTTACGCAACCCCAAGGTGGCTGTTCTTTGGTTAGAGGCCATCAGGGTAGAGCTGCGTGCGGGTCTCAAGGAGATTGCCAGCACAATGATGGCCAGAGCTCTGCAGGAATGTCCGAATGCTGGCGAGCTTTGGGCGGAGGCTATCTTCATGGAAACCAAGCCCCAGCGAAAGACCAAGTCAGTGGATGCTCTGAAGAAATGCGAGCATGACCCACATGTGCTGCTGGCTGTATCGAAACTGTTCTGGTCTGAGCACAAGTTCTCCAAGTGCAGGGATTGGTTTAATCGTACG gTCAAGATCGATCCAGATCTAGGTGATGCTTGGGCGTATTTCTACAAGTTCGAATTGCTCCACGGcacggagcagcagcagcaggaggttATCGATCGGTGCATTTCTGCAGAACCCACGCACGGCGAGTCCTGGTGTCGGGTTAGCAAGAACATCCAGAACTGGCAGTTTAAGACACCGGAGGTGCTGCGTGCCGTTGTCCGGGAGCTATCCATACCCATCTAA
- the LOC6535007 gene encoding pre-mRNA-processing factor 6 isoform X1: MSNITAAVIANRNKKHFLGVPAPLGYVAGVGRGATGFTTRSDIGPARDANDVSDDRHAPPATKRKKKDEEEEEDEDLNDSNYDEFSGYSGSLFSKDPYDKDDEEADAIYDSIDKRMDEKRKEYRDRRLREDLERYRQERPKIQQQFSDLKRSLASVTSEEWSTIPEVGDSRNRKQRNPRAEKFTPLPDSLISRNLGGESSSTLDPSSGLASMVPGVATPGMLTPTGDLDLRKIGQARNTLMNVKLSQVSDSVTGQTVVDPKGYLTDLQSMIPTYGGDINDIKKARLLLKSVRETNPNHPPAWIASARLEEVTGKVQMARNLIMRGCEMNIQSEDLWLEAARLQPPDTAKAVIAQAARHIPTSVRIWIKAADLESETKAKRRVFRKALEHIPNSVRLWKAAVELENPDDARILLSRAVECCNTSVELWLALARLETYENARKVLNKARENIPTDRQIWTTAAKLEEANGNIHMVEKIIDRSLTSLTVNGVEINRDHWFQEAIEAEKSGAVNCCQSIVKAVIGIGVEEEDRKQTWIDDAEFCAKENAFECARAVYAHALQIFPSKKSIWLRAAYFEKNHGTRESLEALLQRAVAHCPKSEILWLMGAKSKWMAGDVPAARGILSLAFQANPNSEDIWLAAVKLESENSEYERARRLLAKARGSAPTPRVMMKSARLEWALEKFDEALRLLEEAVEVFPDFPKLWMMKGQIEEQQRRTDDAAATYTQGLKKCPTSIPLWILSANLEERKGVLTKARSILERGRLRNPKVAVLWLEAIRVELRAGLKEIASTMMARALQECPNAGELWAEAIFMETKPQRKTKSVDALKKCEHDPHVLLAVSKLFWSEHKFSKCRDWFNRTVKIDPDLGDAWAYFYKFELLHGTEQQQQEVIDRCISAEPTHGESWCRVSKNIQNWQFKTPEVLRAVVRELSIPI, from the exons ATGTCCAACATAACGGCGGCGGTTATAGCCAACCGTAACAAAAAGCATTTCCTGGGCGTTCCAGCTCCTTTGGGCTATGTTGCCGGCGTTGGTCGAGG AGCCACGGGATTTACCACTCGGTCCGATATTGGTCCTGCTCGTGACGCCAACGATGTTTCCGACGACCGTCATGCTCCGCCGGCCACTAAACGTAAGAAAAAAgacgaagaggaggaggaggacgaagaCTTGAACGACTCAAACTATGACGAGTTTAGTGGTTACAGCGGCTCCCTCTTCTCCAAGGATCCGTACGACAAGGATGACGAGGAGGCGGACGCTATCTATGATTCGATAGACAAGCGAATGGACGAGAAGCGCAAAGAGTATCGTGATCGGCGGCTGCGAGAGGATTTGGAACGGTACCGCCAGGAGCGACCGAAAATCCAGCAGCAGTTCAGCGACTTGAAACGCTCGCTGGCTAGCGTTACATCGGAGGAGTGGTCCACAATTCCTGAAGTGGGCGATAGTCGCAacagaaagcaacgaaacccAAGGGCCGAAAAGTTTACCCCCCTGCCGGACAGCTTGATATCCAGAAACCTTGGCGGCGAATCGTCCTCTACGTTAGATCCGTCCTCGGGCTTGGCTTCTATGGTGCCCGGCGTAGCCACTCCTGGCATGCTGACACCTACGGGAGATCTTGATCTGAGAAAGATTGGCCAGGCCCGTAACACTCTTATGAACGTCAAGTTGTCACAGGTTTCCGATTCCGTGACAGGTCAAACGGTGGTGGATCCCAAGGGCTATCTCACAGACCTGCAGAGTATGATTCCCACTTACGGTGGTGATATAAACGACATCAAAAAGGCACGTTTATTGCTCAAGAGTGTGAGGGAAACGAATCCTAACCATCCACCCGCTTGGATTGCCTCCGCTCGTTTGGAAGAGGTGACTGGAAAGGTTCAGATGGCCAGGAATCTGATTATGAGGGGCTGCGAAATGAACATCCAGTCTGAGGATCTTTGGCTGGAGGCAGCTCGCCTTCAGCCGCCAGATACAGCCAAAGCGGTGATCGCGCAAGCTGCTCGTCATATTCCTACATCGGTTAGGATTTGGATTAAAGCAGCTGACCTGGAATCGGAGACTAAAGCCAAGCGTAGAGTTTTTAGAAAAGCTCTAGAACATATCCCAAATTCTGTTCGCCTGTGGAAAGCGGCTGTGGAACTAGAGAATCCCGATGATGCACGTATTCTACTCTCTCGCGCCGTGGAGTGCTGCAACACCAGTGTAGAACTTTGGTTGGCTCTCGCTCGCTTGGAAACCTACGAGAATGCCCGAAAGGTCCTAAACAAGGCTCGAGAAAATATTCCCACTGATCGCCAGATTTGGACCACAGCTGCGAAGTTGGAAGAGGCTAATGGAAATATTCACATGGTGGAAAAGATCATCGATCGATCATTGACCTCGTTGACGGTCAACGGAGTGGAAATTAACCGTGATCACTGGTTCCAGGAGGCCATCGAGGCGGAAAAATCGGGAGCTGTTAACTGTTGCCAATCCATTGTTAAGGCTGTCATTGGAATAGgagtggaggaggaggatcgCAAGCAGACTTGGATTGATGATGCTGAATTC TGCGCAAAGGAAAATGCTTTTGAGTGTGCTCGAGCTGTATACGCTCACGCCCTGCAAATATTTCCCTCAAAAAAAAGCATCTGGTTGCGAGCCGCCTACTTTGAAAAAAATCATGGCACCCGCGAATCTTTGGAGGCTTTATTGCAGCGAGCCGTTGCTCATTGTCCTAAATCGGAGATTCTTTGGCTAATGGGGGCCAAATCCAAATGGATGGCTGGAGACGTCCCAGCCGCGAGAGGTATTTTGTCTTTGGCTTTTCAGGCCAATCCTAATTCCGAGGACATCTGGTTGGCTGCCGTTAAGTTGGAATCAGAGAATTCAGAATATGAACGGGCGAGACGCTTGTTAGCCAAAGCTAGAGGATCTGCACCGACGCCAAGGGTGATGATGAAATCAGCTCGCCTGGAATGGGCTTTGGAAAAGTTCGATGAAGCTCTACGGTTGCTGGAGGAGGCAGTGGAAGTATTCCCAGATTTCCCCAAACTGTGGATGATGAAGGGTCAGATTGAGGAGCAGCAGAGACGGACAGATGATGCGGCTGCCACCTATACTCAGGGATTGAAAAAGTGTCCTACATCCATCCCACTATGGATTCTTTCCGCCAATCTAGAAGAGCGCAAAGGAGTCCTAACGAAGGCTCGATCCATTCTAGAACGAGGTCGTTTACGCAACCCCAAGGTGGCTGTTCTTTGGTTAGAGGCCATCAGGGTAGAGCTGCGTGCGGGTCTCAAGGAGATTGCCAGCACAATGATGGCCAGAGCTCTGCAGGAATGTCCGAATGCTGGCGAGCTTTGGGCGGAGGCTATCTTCATGGAAACCAAGCCCCAGCGAAAGACCAAGTCAGTGGATGCTCTGAAGAAATGCGAGCATGACCCACATGTGCTGCTGGCTGTATCGAAACTGTTCTGGTCTGAGCACAAGTTCTCCAAGTGCAGGGATTGGTTTAATCGTACG gTCAAGATCGATCCAGATCTAGGTGATGCTTGGGCGTATTTCTACAAGTTCGAATTGCTCCACGGcacggagcagcagcagcaggaggttATCGATCGGTGCATTTCTGCAGAACCCACGCACGGCGAGTCCTGGTGTCGGGTTAGCAAGAACATCCAGAACTGGCAGTTTAAGACACCGGAGGTGCTGCGTGCCGTTGTCCGGGAGCTATCCATACCCATCTAA